A window of Elgaria multicarinata webbii isolate HBS135686 ecotype San Diego chromosome 2, rElgMul1.1.pri, whole genome shotgun sequence contains these coding sequences:
- the BAHD1 gene encoding bromo adjacent homology domain-containing 1 protein — protein MTHARKKRLLLLKHSAGSAGQALSPIDGERMDRTEAEESEQGNGTEGPNCQGRFASVNKSRNSQELRKTYPLRKRLSSSVDKKTCSVLLTRLEDVAGSLSPESQSGMKRGLSSCIDDFRPACFPEQVPLVGAGKPDSSMGKCTISCPVAEKEGHNAFFSEPRKRRLASLNAEAVNNLLFERDDGLLSSRRFRKDSPKVSGVCCTNSLCCKAEVGWALVEKQSSKTVKGKNQDRSGLKCVPYNQFLDDVFEGKRREDSGISYHPAPKRLASLNAAAFLKLTHEKDQPLKPRSKSTGESKSENHSSKSKLKWAKANGKNCVKSKKETSTIKIEGQHSWQGVPESAFGKVVHQDSPRIYRKPEAVNYEPLPNSCEGTEGFYHRLPLLMGGQASMKPEYGRPGEKSPTPKQEFHQPSFPVPQFHPLPVPGNHPDCGCLYESSDLTPLNGLYVYYGQSGYNTYTHCSVYPKDDLSQATGCEGLLVSPGSLPSDPSFQPFHWCNSPYCCGKGPAMNSYSLCGVMHVPESRIGSVHTGRNSYPYKMPFAADSCKSLDQLSLTIPVAGHPVSPAHPLSGCPVPSVPPAAEPVPHLQTPNSEPQTMARECPQSSKPPSGSKSGLRNTTSCLHVSDSKTVGGHSHPKQQRINRRRATNGWIPIGAASEKAVYVVNEPEPAVRKSYQAVERDGEIIRVRDTVLLKSGPRKKSMPYVAKISALWEDPKTGELMMSLLWYYRPEHTQGGRNPSMHQNEIFASRHQDENSVACIEEKCYVLTFAEYCRFCALAKRRVEGIPGKKTVMVPPSEEYSTPAHRNVPEDTDPELVFLCRHVYDFRHGRILKNPQ, from the exons ATGACGCATGCCCGGAAGAAACGGCTCTTACTTCTGAAACACTCAGCTGGTTCTGCTGGCCAAGCTTTGTCACCGATTGACGGTGAGAGAATGGATAGGACTGAGGCGGAGGAGAGCGAGCAAGGAAATGGCACGGAGGGGCCGAACTGCCAGGGTAGATTTGCAAGCGTGAATAAAAGCAGGAATTCGCAGGAACTCAGAAAGACGTACCCATTGAGGAAACGTCTCAGCTCCTCTGTGGATAAAAAAACGTGCTCGGTGCTCCTCACTAGACTGGAGGATGTCGCCGGATCACTGTCACCGGAGTCTCAGAGCGGGATGAAAAGAGGTCTCTCCAGTTGTATAGATGACTTCAGGCCGGCCTGCTTTCCAGAACAAGTTCCTCTggtgggagcagggaaaccaGATTCTTccatggggaaatgcacaatatCGTGTCCAGTAGCTGAGAAGGAGGGGCACAATGCCTTTTTCTCAGAACCCAGGAAGCGGAGGCTAGCTTCCCTGAATGCCGAGGCAGTGAACAACCTACTTTTTGAACGGGACGATGGCTTATTATCCAGCAGGCGTTTTCGAAAAGATTCCCCCAAAGTCAGTGGAGTTTGTTGCACTAATAGCTTATGTTGCAAAGCTGAGGTTGGTTGGGCCTTGGTGGAAAAGCAGAGTTCTAAAACAGTGAAGGGAAAGAACCAAGATAGATCAGGTCTGAAGTGTGTTCCTTACAACCAGTTCTTGGATGATGTCTTTGAAGGGAAAAGGCGGGAGGATAGTGGGATTTCATATCACCCTGCTCCAAAGAGATTGGCCAGTCTCAACGCTGCAGCATTTCTGAAACTGACCCATGAAAAAGACCAACCGCTGAAGCCGAGGAGTAAATCAACTGGAGAAAGCAAGTCTGAAAACCACAGTTCCAAATCAAAGCTCAAGTGGGCCAAAGCCAATGGGAAGAATTGTGTTAAATCCAAAAAGGAAACGTCCACTATAAAAATAGAGGGTCAGCATAGCTGGCAGGGGGTCCCTGAGAGTGCGTTTGGAAAAGTAGTCCATCAGGATTCTCCTCGAATCTATCGGAAACCGGAAGCTGTCAATTATGAACCATTACCTAACTCTTGTGAAGGCACAGAGGGTTTCTATCACAGACTGCCTTTGCTAATGGGTGGGCAAGCTTCCATGAAGCCTGAATATGGAAGGCCTGGGGAGAAATCTCCTACTCCCAAGCAGGAATTTCATCAGCCTTCCTTCCCAGTACCTCAGTTCCATCCTTTGCCCGTGCCGGGAAATCATCCAGATTGTGGCTGTCTCTACGAATCGTCGGACTTGACTCCATTGAATGGATTATATGTTTATTATGGCCAAAGTGGATACAATACTTACACTCATTGCTCCGTTTACCCGAAGGATGACCTGTCACAGGCAACGGGTTGTGAGGGGCTTTTGGTATCTCCAGGATCATTACCGTCAGACCCCTCGTTTCAGCCATTTCACTGGTGTAACTCTCCGTATTGTTGTGGGAAAGGACCGGCAATGAACAGTTACAGCCTATGTGGAGTTATGCATGTACCGGAAAGCAGAATCGGTAGTGTGCATACAGGACGGAACAGCTACCCTTATAAGATGCCTTTTGCAGCAG ACAGCTGCAAGTCCCTGGACCAGCTGAGCCTCACCATCCCTGTGGCAGGGCACCCTGTttcacctgcccacccactctcAGGATGTCCGGTACCCAGTGTGCCACCCGCTGCAGAGCCTGTTCCTCACTTGCAGACGCCCAACTCAGAGCCCCAGACTATGGCCCGCGAATGCCCACAGAGCTCCAAGCCACCCAGCGGCTCTAAATCTGGCCTCCGTAATACCACGAGCTGTTTACACGTGTCTGACAGCAAAACAGTTGGGGGTCACTCTCATCCAAAGCAGCAGCGCATCAACCGGAGGAGGGCCACAAACGGCTGGATACCCATTGGAGCAGCTTCCGAAAAGGCGGTCTATGTGGTG AATGAACCAGAGCCAGCTGTTCGTAAGAGCTACCAGGCGgtggagagagatggagagatcaTCCGGGTCCGAGACACAGTCCTCCTGAAATCAGGACCACGAAAGAAGTCTATGCCTTATGTGGCAAAGATATCTGCCCTGTGGGAAGACCCCAAAACAG GGGAACTGATGATGAGCCTCCTGTGGTATTACAGGCCGGAGCACACTCAGGGAGGCCGCAATCCGAGCATGCATCAG AATGAGATCTTTGCATCCCGACATCAGGATGAAAACAGTGTTGCCTGTATTGAGGAGAAGTGCTATGTTCTGACCTTTGCAGAGTACTGCAG ATTTTGTGCCTTGGCAAAGCGTCGCGTTGAGGGCATCCCAGGCAAGAAAACAGTGATGGTTCCTCCATCAGAAGAGTATTCCACCCCTGCCCATCGCAACGTGCCAGAGGACACGGATCCGGAGTTGGTTTTCCTCTGCCGTCACGTGTACGACTTCAGACATGGACGCATCCTGAAGAACCCACAGTAA